In one Silene latifolia isolate original U9 population chromosome 10, ASM4854445v1, whole genome shotgun sequence genomic region, the following are encoded:
- the LOC141606521 gene encoding RNA polymerase sigma factor sigE, chloroplastic/mitochondrial produces MGVVTVSSSASRASLNLSGRVTLPQSNVKGPFILGFKADKPKKITLIGPNEPVCLHIEKKKENRKKGRSVRKPSKARVGVADIAEASPCATELDLTEAAAKLESIFKISPTRENVAEENIDGVRRKSRGNKRHGNDVDEKSGGNIDGGVVRNRKKKAKRLSLDKRIEMKKSKDLSNKKERKSVKEEIAVPATREVKVCISEDEKIEELVREYSASTDLVSLDWKKMKIPPVLPSSEHTWLFKLLELRKALLQVKENLQRELGRDPTDAELGQATNMTVIQVRRKMEAGHAARNKLIKHNLRLVLFVMNKYFQDFTNGPKFQDLCQAGVKGLIIAIDRFEPKRKLRLSTYALFWIRHAIIRSMTVSSFTRVPFGLESVRMEIQKAKLELMFELKRMPTDEEVTNRVGISLERYHEVMRAANSVASLHSKNRVTQEEFIDGITDIDGVGGDKRKQPALLRLALDDVLDSLKPKESLVIRQRYGLDGKGDRTLGEIAGNLNISREMVRKHEMKALMKLKHPARMDYLRHHIH; encoded by the exons ATGGGAGTTGTGACTGTATCCAGCTCAGCCTCTCGAGCATCTTTGAACCTAAGTGGACGAGTGACTCTTCCTCAGTCTAATGTTAAGGGACCCTTTATATTGGGATTCAAAGCGGACAAACCGAAAAAGATTACCTTAATTGGACCGAATGAGCCAGTTTGTTTACACATAGAGAAAAAGAAGGAGAATAGAAAGAAAGGAAGATCGGTAAGAAAACCTTCTAAAGCAAGAGTTGGGGTTGCTGATATAGCTGAAGCTTCGCCATGTGCTACTGAATTAGATCTGACTGAAGCGGCAGCTAAGCTGGAAAGCATTTTCAAGATTAGCCCTACCAGGGAAAATGTAGCTGAAGAGAACATTGACGGTGTCAGAAGAAAAAGCCGAGGGAACAAAAGACATGGCAATGATGTTGATGAGAAGTCGGGAGGGAATATTGATGGAGGTGTGGTGAGGAATAGGAAAAAGAAAGCAAAGCGATTGAGTCTTGATAAGAGAATTGAGATGAAGAAGAGTAAGGATTTGAGCAATAAAAAGGAAAGGAAGTCGGTGAAGGAAGAAATAGCGGTTCCTGCTACACGAGAGGTGAAAGTTTGTATCAGTGAAGATGAGAAGATAGAGGAGCTTGTTAGAGAGTACTCTGCATCAACTGATTTGGTCAGCTTGGATTGGAAGAAGATGAAAATACCACCTGTTCTTCCGTCTTCTGAACATACTTGGTTGTTTAAATTGTTGGAGCTCAGAAAG GCCCTTCTGCAAGTGAAGGAGAATCTGCAGAGAGAACTGGGAAGAGATCCAACTGATGCCGAGCTAGGACAGGCGACAAATATGACTGTAATTCAAGTTAGAAGAAAAATGGAGGCTGGACATGCGGCAAGAAACAAATTGATTAAG CATAAcctaagacttgtattatttgtGATGAACAAATACTTTCAAGACTTTACAAATGGACCAAAATTTCAAGACCTTTGCCAAGCAGGAGTTAAGGGTCTTATAATAGCTATTGATCGCTTTGAACCGAAAAGGAAATTACGGCTGTCAACATATGCACTTTTCTGGATACGGCATGCTATCATTCGTTCAATGACTGTCTCAAGCTTTACCCGTGTCCCCTTTGGTCTGGAATCG GTAAGGATGGAAATCCAAAAAGCCAAACTTGAATTGATGTTTGAGCTGAAAAGGATGCCTACAGATGAAGAAGTAACCAATAGAGTAGGAATATCTCTTGAAAGATACCACGAAGTGATGCGAGCCGCTAACTCTGTGGCTTCCCTACACTCAAAAAATCGAGTTACGCAAGAAGAGTTCATCGATGGGATTACCGATATTGACGGTGTTGGGGGCGACAAGCGGAAGCAACCAGCTTTGCTTAGACTTGCCCTCGATGATGTG CTCGACTCATTAAAACCGAAGGAGAGCTTAGTCATCAGGCAAAGATATGGACTTGACGGAAAAGGAGACAGAACGTTGGGAGAAATTGCCGGGAACCTTAATATTTCCAGAGAAATGGTCCGGAAGCACGAAATGAAGGCTTTGATGAAGCTTAAGCATCCAGCTCGAATGGATTATCTTCGTCATCACATACACTAA